The nucleotide window CACGTCGCGATTGTTCACGTCCCAAGTGGGTGTTGATGCTCATGTAACGGGCTGTGCCGGACAGCGACTTCCGTTCGCGGTAGGGAATATGCTGCTTCGTCTTGGGATCTCTATACTGCTTGGCCATACCAAAATCAACAACGTGGATTACATTGGCAGCCTTGGTGTTTGGACGACCAATGAGGAAGTTGTCGGGCTTGATATCACGGTAGATTAGGTTCTTCTCGTGGATCGTTTGGACTCGCGAAAGCTTTGAAGCATGTTAGTATGAACACCCACACATTGATTGGTCGAAGTACGCACCATCTGCTTAGCGACCATGACAACAGTCTTGATTGAGAAACGTCGGTTGCAATGATCGAAGAGGTCTTCCAAACTGGGACCGAGCAGGTCGATAACCAGAATGTTGTGAAGACCCTCTTGCCCGAAGTAGTAGACATTGGGGATGCCAGCTGCAACCAGTCAGGACCGGGAAACCTTACGAACACAATTGCCACCAGGGTATACTCACGGCATCCGACCAAAATCTTATATGTCCGATATTCATCGCGAAGCTGTGGTGCATCACTCTTGCGAGGTTCCTAGTACCATTAGTATGGGCGAACCGTAGACCAGTGCCATCAAGGGTAACACGTACGAATTTGATCGCCACCTGCTGATTGTTCAACAAATTCGTACCCTCGAAGATCACACCGAACGATCCTTCAccgatcttcttccctaCTCGGTAGTGGACACCGACGACgttggacgaggaggatgacatgACTGCGGTagttgggaggggaggagggatgttgAGAGACCGCGGACAGGGGcggagagaagggaaaggtaGGCTTAGAGGACTCGATCAACGGCGGTTACACGTGAGACTAGCCTGACGGATGGGTCAGAATAATCGACAAGAGGGAATgataaatgaatgaatgacgaAAGAAATGAGGTCTAGTAGCGGGCCCTGGGGCGTGAGGGTGAGAGGGGGAAAGGCGACCGGAGTCTTACAGGAAGCCCGATGGTACCAATGCGAACCATTCATGAAAGAGAACCCCAGTGTACAGCAATCACGGAACCCGGACGGACGACAAATCGGAGACCGCAGACGGCGAGATAGATAGTCGCTCGAACAATCGCACCGGTGAATTTGGACGGGGAGGGAATAGGGTGCACCCTTGGACGGCGTTGGCAAGAAGGGTGacgggagagggaagaacaAGGTATTCCGGGGAACCGACAGCTTTGAGGGCTGCAGGCTGACAGTTAAGGGTGCGCTCGTCGGAAAGGGGACGAGGAATAAAATGTTCGATTTtgggaaaaaagggaattAATCGAGAAGGGgtaaggagggagggagggaaaaaaaaaaaataaggaaagaaaattcCCCTACTACCAACCAACCGCGTGGCAGTACGGCAAAAACGCACTGGGCAGGCAGTGGTAGATGTAGAATTGGAGGGCGCCGtcgaaggggaggaagacggagggaggagagagaagaagggaaagaagagtgaTAGGAGGAATGGAGacgggaggaagagtagGTAGAGAGGACCTAGGTGAGCAGCGAACACGCCGATGGCATGAACTGCAACTGCTACGACCTGCCtatgggggaggaggagagggaaagggaaagggaaaaagaagggaaagaaatgaGGCGGAGAATaacaggagcaggagaaaagaggaagaggaagaggagagagacggaggagtgagagagagagagagagcgcggCAAGAGAGGCGATGGTtggatgagagagagggagagagagagagaggtttGGTCTGGTCCGGTCTGGTTCCTTTGCTAGGTTTTGGTCAGGTCATGACGGAACAGCTGTATCGGCTACTAGTTCAGGTAAGTAAAGTCCAGTAAAATCAAGTAACTTACTTACCTGTCGAAAGACTCGAGAAAGTCGAAACCCGATGACGCCCTTCGAAATGGGGCGCTTCCGCCCGGTTTTCTCACGGTAACGATGGTAACAACTGGGTAACTGGTATCAACTAGTGCAGGCGATTGGAGCCGGAAAGGCCCCATCGATAGGGGATGAAGGGCGGTAATCGGGAGTACGGGTATGGTACCTGATTACACTGAGACATCCCGAGGGCCCCATGCATTTCTTCATTCATtcgttcattcattcatcagaCCTTCCACTTCCCACATACCTCTCTCTCCTAAAgaagtactactattactaccacTTGCTGATCGGGTAAGATTATGTGAGTGAGACAAGATCTCCATTTTTTTCAGATTACCCCAGAGTTGTCTCTCATGCCTACCAGACACTGGAATTGTTGATCCcaagaacttgaagaagaagaaaactcTGGATATAATATGAGAGCCAATGAAAGGATCGAGTTGCAGACTTCAATGGCGCTTATTCGCCTCCCAAATTTTATCCTGAACTCGGAATCGCCCTGACCCAGGGACCTTTACTAGCGGCGCCGCTAGCGCTCAGCCTGTTTGGGCGATGAACGGTTGAAAGCGGGCACTACTCCGGTTAGTAGACGCCAGCAGTGGATTCTGGACCAGATGGAAaaagctattattattattatttattattgcGGTGGTCTCGATGGTACGATTGTtacctttttctcctctctttcccccccagTGCCACATGGGGCTGGCGCTGTTTAAGTGTGTCGTCAAAAGCTCCATCCAGCACTAAACAAGGagaggaaaaataaaataaaataaaaagaaacatGGAACCCCCGGGGGTTCGCTCACGGTAGGCAAAAggaatccatccatccattttattctctttttCTACCTATACGGATACTATTAAGAATAACTATATAGTCACCGCAATTGACATTGAGATTAGTCTCAACCAACTATTTATTCACCATAATCACTACAATTGACTACTATACTTTCACAAGTTGCACTTGTCCTCCCCCCCTGTGCCTActaggttgttgttgttgctcccTTGACCGAGGAATGAACGACAGGAGGGAAATGGCCATCAAGGTCTAGCTGGTTTTGGCATGGTAACGTAATTTCGGGTACATACGTGGTGTATCAATCTATTTCCCTGCGGAACATAAAACCTGCCTATACTTGACTTGGAGCAGAGGAGCTCATGAAAAGCCAACACATGCCTAACAGAACTAACACTACGTATCTAATGACTAACTTCATCTTTATGGATCGTTTATCCGATCGGTAGTTCAATAAATCGAATCACattgcttctctttcccctaTCATTGCGGGACACACCCTCCTCTCAATCGGATTTCTACTCCggaacaagcaagcaacagTTAACCCCAGGACCCCTAAACCCAGAGTTGAAGTACCTGCGCAGAGGGGATGCGAGTTGTCCGCAAGCTGCGGGTAATGGCGCAGATAATAATTTCCTAGGTTAGTAAGATCGTATACTATCCAACCTAACTAGTAAGTGACTTTGTACTTTGCTAGTTagcttagtagtagtaagtaagtaaccTAACCGACACAGCGGTCCaattcccttctccccttctctaCCAATAATCGCCAGCGATCGTAGCTGTCAATCCAGCTAAAACAGCGCcccatatatattattcgACAATGACAGAATGTCAGCTCGCTCCTAGCGGCTAATCACTCTTAATCTGCCTAGTGACTAGTGAGGTGCTGCGGTCTGCATCTAAAAAGCCTTGAGGGGTTTGAAGGTACCTGCGCTGAGCTGGCACTGCCCCTGACCAGTCTGTAACCCAACCTGACGCTCAGGGCAACCAATCGAGCTACTTCAAATAGTAGtcggactactactagtaaaagTGTTCGGTAGCTGCTAGTGGTAGATAGGTGTCGTATCGGGGAAAAATAATGTATCATACCGTACTTACCTGGCCCCTACCAGTTAGTAGATACATAATAGATACGGAGgctgtgagtgagtgactTGAGAATTGGGAGACTAGACTTAAtactcatccacccccctccccactctTTCCAAACgaggagtaggaggaggATTACTTTGCTCCGCAGTGTCCTCATTATCAAGGTATTGACCTGCTGATTTCATTGGTACAAGGTATCGGCGTGGGATATGGGGGCCCTGATAGCACAGGGGTGCTTCCGAAGAGCCCAATTGGGTTGGCGGCTTCCACCACTTTTCAATAATATGGAGGATTAGAAGTGTTCTCGAAGAAGTAATCGGCCGTCATGATCGGATTTCCCATGGAGGACTGACTTCCCATGAAATGTCGCTACTGAGTACTGCGCCGCACAGCCGGGCATCCTGCAACTCCGTAGCACATTCACCAGTGGCTCCTCCATTTTAGACGCATCTGACACGTCCATGACCCACATCCCACTGGAGCCTGTGCTTGGTTTGTTCTGATCGACTGGCCTTGAAGTGATGACTGCCCGTTTGAAACGCATTCAATGCAGCCTTGAAACggtttctccctccccaactaCATCGGACGTGGAATGCCTCGTTGGCAAAACTCTACGGCATACAGGCGCGTATGCCAGATAATGCAGGGGCATAGTCCGGCCTAAATCGGCCCCAAAAATTCATACGTTCGAGTGGCCTGGTGTAGTGTAACGGGCCGCCCATCCAGTAGAGTGGTTTAGCCACGCGATTGTCGAATACACTTCATCACATCGCACACAGGGTGTGTTGGTGTGACCATAGCAACAGTCACTTATTCATACAGCAGCAGGTTGGATATATAGGCGGTCTCTCACAGTTCCTCCGCCGGAACGTCTTCTGCTTCACTTCcgagctcctccgccaccaaaTTTCGGTCTTCGCCGTCCTCATCCAtgtcgccttcatcatcctcctcctcctcatcgtcgtcgtcctcaCTACTAGAGCCGCTTCCGTCGCTCTCACTGTCACTCCCGGGATCGtaatcttcctcgtcctcgtcctcttgaTCTTCCAACTCGCGTTGGGCTTTCTGCAGTTCACTTTCCTCCTCGACAGCCCCTTCCTCGTTGGCAGCAGCTTCATCGTCTCCCTTGACACTGTTGACATTGTATCGCTTCGCACGTCGTGCTTCGGCAAGACTGGCATCCTGCAGACCATGCTTTTTGATATAACCATCAATTCCCGAGAAGTCGGCCTGGTCGATCATGGAAAACTCGAATTCCTGCGTCTCTTCGCTTGACGTAGGCCGAGCTACAACATTGAGATTAAAGGTCCGTTGCAGGACAGAGGTGTATGAGATTGAGTCGACGTTTTcaaaggcaaagaagacCAGTGGTTTCTTAAACCCGAATAGTATTCCCgtagaaagaaggaagagatagCCTGCGATGTAACCATTTTAGTCAAGGGGACATGAGGAAAGAACATGGCGTGCATACCTTCTTTACTGCCGCGGAAGGCCTTGACATGATAGGCCTTCTCCCCCTTGCGGTGAGCCTCAGGCATAGCACTCACGAACTCTCGCTCATCCGGGCGCACAACCTTGGTCCGTGGGAGGCTGTCGTTCAATATCCGCTGGACAAGCTTATCTGTGGTTTCTTCGTTGTCCATTCCAAGCTGTTGTCCATTGCCTGAGAACGCTGCCTTGGGCGGTCCGTCGTTGACCGTCCATACGATGGCATCGGGAGCAGCTACACCTTCAGGTGGTGAGTTGACGCCGTCCGCGTATTGGGGGATAATGCAGAAATTAAATTGTCGCTGGTTCTTCTCGGGAACGGGTAGGCACAAGACATGCTCTGTTTGAATCCAACAACATTGTCAGCATTGATACCAATTCCGTCAACCATAGTTCTACACATACGTATGTTATCCAAATGTACCCCAAACTCGACCTCCTTCGATGTCTGGTTTCTCGCACGTAGGAATCCGGCGGTGATTTCAAGTGTAAGCTTCTTCCGCTGGGGAACAGCAAAGGAAACATCCTGCATGTAGAACTGGAGCGAAGTATCTGCTTTCAAGTCGCCGGAGGATTGGGCACTTGTAGCATTGCCGTTCTGTAATTTTCGTTTCTTCATGGCCGGGCCGTCGGTGACGACCTCGACAGGCCGAACGGGGGCGGTTGCAGTCCTGGCCAGCAGGCTGGAAGTGTATTTCGCGATATCTTCGAAGAGAAGTCCATGTTGCGGGGTATGTGCTATTTACAGGTCGAGAGGGTCAGCCAGCAGTCCTTGCTCCTTCTATGGATTTGTGGGGTGAAAGTAGATTGTTGTCTTAAGCGACATAACACGCACCGATTGCATCGTAAACCCGTTTTTTGAGCGCTGGTTGGGCGGCAAAGGCGTCCTCAATGGCCGGGATACTGGACGGCACCGATGAGTTGATCGTGGCAAAAGCCATGCTGTGGAAGGTGACAGCCCCAATGAcgcttatatatataatctgcgTAAGTCAAAATAGTTGAGGCCGCCTAGAACAAAGGAAGTTGAATGGGGGAGAAATGGGTAAACCGGGACGCGGATcggatggatgaagaaagaTAAGTAGTTAGCAAGGAACGAAGCTGCAGACCTCCCCTGGCGGCACTGTCGACCCGTGGGCGCGCGCATCCATAATTTCGAGCGCATTTGGGGCAAAGTAGTCCGCAAAGATTGGGTCCGGTCGCGCCTACGTCCAGTCTTCTTGCGACGGATGTAACTGTACTCAAATCAACCTACAGTTTGGTGCTGTAGGGAAGCAGCCTATCCATACTATTCATCTTATACATTCAGATTCTATGCTACAGTAGTATAATTGTGTACACCCATTGGAAAAATAAAGGAAAAgtgaaaagaaacagaaaagacCCAGGCGCACTCTCCCACAAGTCGGAACACCAAACGAAATCCCAGCAAGCAATTAGGCTTTCTTGGTCGCTTTCTCCTTCATGAAGTTCTCAATGAATCCGACCGTCTTATCATCCAGGATGTAATTTCCATTGGCATCCTTCCTCGCGTTCTGGCGCTCCTGCCTCTTGGCCTGAAGCATGGCCAAGAATTCACCTCTGGGTGTCAACAAAGACCGGCTTTGCAGATATTCCCTTCTGtagtcttccatcttcctggcctccacccactcctcATCGTGTCTCGTTCTGTACTTCGAAAACTTGTTGCGGAGTTCGTCCAGGACGCTGGGAGGGAATGGGGCGTAGTGCAACGACGGCATCCAAGTGGGCGTTTCAACTTCCATACGGAGCGTGTCCCAGGCCTCATCCTTCATTTCTGCAGGGTCACTTCGGGGCCAAGGAATCTCAATGTCTTCACCGGCAATGTATCTCGTGTGTCGGGGCGTTTCGGTACCGTAATCGCGTTCGAGGAAAGGCTCTCCGCCGCGGACATGTTCAACCAATACATCTCGGGTGGCGCCGGTGACAGGATCATCGAGAGCGACGACAAGGCGAACATCGTCGATGGAAAGAGGCAGGCTCACGGACTGGAAGGGGCTCGAGTTGCCATACTGCTCATTCAGCCAGTCGGGGAAGTGGACATCGGCCTGTTATTGGACAACCCAAGGATCAGCAAACGAAACAGTGGTTACTCCAGACATATTCTCATACCATGTTGAGATCCTTGACCACAACAGTCTCGGTCGTAGCATCCACCCTAGTAACCTCGTTGATCTTGCCCTTGTCTTTGCCCTTCATGATGCATACTCGGTCGCCGGGAGCAATGTTGATGTACTGTCTCCGCAAGTGCTCCGGAATAGGCGGAGGGTTCATTGCCTGAGGGCTTAACGCACCGAAAAGCCTCCCTTCAAGACCGGCATCACGCTGAGGAGCCAGGGGTCCACGGAGCCAGTCTTCACGGCGTCGCTGTCTTTCCGCGCGGAGGTTATCGAGCTCGATGCGGTTGTAGGCAAAGCGCTGCCTTAGACTGTCCTTCAATTCCTCGCGTTCGGCTGATTTGGAGGCTCGAACTGCTTTCCGAGTGGCCTGGTTCCGCGCCAGGGCGGTCCTTCGAATGACCTTCTGCATCTTGACTGTTGCCCAGCAATGGCCGATTGTTCCCGCGGAGTCACCAGGAAGCCTTGAGAGATGCTCGGGAGGGAAAATTGCGGCCCTGGTTCGTGCACGTGACCAGAACTATGGAGAGCCAATGGGGAAACAAAATGACGGGGTTCCGaaactactaagtagttagtactactaccatgtACACACTGGTATTTGTCTCGTCACAACATTTGCTAGTGACTATTTATTTAGCAGTCTCTGAAGATCTTTTTGTTATAAGCACTGGATAATTGAGTACACTCCAGCAGATATGCAGCAGCTACCACCAAAGAAAGCCTGGCCATAGCGCCAAAACTAGCACGTGCGCCTAGGACTAGGTAAGTAGTACTCACATCAATACCTTTCCAAGGCCCCTCCGATCGAGACAGGGTGCACTTCATATTCAGTACTCAGTGTTACTTCAAGAAACCGAAGATCCTGAGAAGTGAACCCCCAACATATATGAGAAACGGAGAGCATTGTTTGACCAGTAAGAATTGAAACACCGTTATCAGTGTTTCTCAACCCATAGAGGCCAAAGAGGACTAATATAGACTGAGGATCTTAGATTTTATTCTACAGAGTATATAAGCCGTTATGGCACAGGGCTGGCCATCAACCTTAAATCAATTGCAACTATACTCGAGATCATCGCTCATGTTCAACAAAGACTGGTCATACCATCTTCGTTTGGGTATAAGTGCTATTTTGGTTGTCTCCTATAGACGTAAACATCGTAACATCCAGTGTGCGGGTTATTCGCTGGAGACTTGCTTTATAtatcagaagaaagaagagtgTATCATGTTGCAAATAGATCATGCTACTTCTAAGGACTATTATAACTTACAAGGTTGGCCCTGTTCTCATAGTCTCCCAGGGAGTAACGCCAACTATTCCCGCTGCAGGTACTGATACTATAATAGGATATCTCAATCTTCTGAATCATTGTTGAATCCATATCAGCTGTGGTCTTCATAGCACAGccgccatcctcgtcaaccCCGAAGGCACAAGGGGTATGCCATCATTCGCAACAGGTATCCGTAGCAGGCAACAACATAGTGTTTCCAGTACATGCCCAGCATCCTTCAGTGTACTCTGCTTTGTAAGATCACCGGCGAGCTAACGCAGGGACCTCTCGCGCGATGACTTGTTCAATGATGTGCGAGGTACTGAGTAGATCCTCCGGGAAGGTACACACACTCATGAGCTACCTAATCCAACGTCCAAATCTATCGACACTGTGAAGTGGGTTGGCAGACAATTGTGTAGATTCGTAATCCATCGGTGACTGCCATCCTTACTGCAAGAAGCCTTCTGTAGGACAAATGCCAATGTAGCGGATCTGTGGGACGGTGTCACTGATCATGTCTTACCACTGCTGAGAGTTACGGGTCCCCAAATGGATTCGGCACAGCATCTGACACGATCAGTAGGCAATAAGCAGGTTCGATCAgacacaacaacagcctgCCAAGTCAGCCAGGCACAAGACTGAGCTAGCAGCATTTCAATAGCGTTGGCTGTCTGACAGACTGACTCAGAACAGAGAAGATCATGGATTCTATAGGTGCACAGGACCTGCTCTCGTACAGCAACTACTTGACCTAGAAGGCCGTGGCAGATTATCTATGGTTGCTTTCTCCGCACGAAGGAAGTCGGAGAGTACGGAAAATCGACTCCGTAGTGGAAGTACAGCGTCTCGGCCGCGGACTTGCAGCATCTTTCCTGCACTTCCGCATTCCGCATACGAAACGTCAGCCAGGCCATTTGCTGAGTCTCGAGTGCGGTCACAACCACCCCACTTGACAACCAGCTATTTGGGTTGGTGACCATATACTCCGTGATCCTCTGCGTCTTTCGATCCTCGATCTGTTTTGATATTCATGAATAGGGAGAGATAAAGGAGTTGCCTGCTTCTAGTCAAAGATGACGTTTGCGCTGGAGGAATATACGTACCGACCATGTTTGGTAAAGAGCATGGCGATCAATTGCACCGCCACGTCTCTTTACTGTCGGTAATTGAAGGAAGCATCTCCCCCCTAGCGGGTCTGGAAGGTTACCGTCATACCGCACCAGAAGTACGTACCTTTGGTTACTCCTTCCAGGCTAAGCCTAATCCCCTCGGAAGGTCCGATGGTTATCTTGAGTGCCGATGGTCTGTCATTCTTCTGGAAATTGAAGGCACTTTGCAGGAAATATCATCATATTTACTCCATAGTTCCCACAGAAAGGCTGGCTTGGTGATGAGTTGTTCGCTGAAAAAGCAATCTGACCGCTGCCTGGCTATACTCGGATCGCCAATGCAGACCGTACAGCAGGTATCTACACACCCAGTCTTGGATTATCGAGACTTCCACAATGGAACGAATCAGCGTAAAGATAGGGCGCCTGCAGGGTTATCGTCTTTGGGTTatcccttccaccaccagccGTCTACATCATTGCGAGCTGCAGACTATGATGTTATTTCTTGGGGCGGAGTACTCCATGCGTGGTGTAGCACGATGTAATGAGTGATTCAAGATGCATAGATGAAATCCAGCCGGTATGTCTGTCCAAGGAAGAAAGCTGGGGTAGCATGCAGGGAAGACCCTAATGAGTATGGCGAATCGAGGAATTGGAATTTGCTGGCTTGATTATCGCTATCTTTAATGCTGAAGCATGGAAGCGAGAGGAACACA belongs to Aspergillus luchuensis IFO 4308 DNA, chromosome 3, nearly complete sequence and includes:
- the rtt106 gene encoding putative negative regulator of DNA transposition (Rtt106) (COG:B;~EggNog:ENOG410PH94;~InterPro:IPR013719,IPR011993;~PFAM:PF08512): MAFATINSSVPSSIPAIEDAFAAQPALKKRVYDAIAHTPQHGLLFEDIAKYTSSLLARTATAPVRPVEVVTDGPAMKKRKLQNGNATSAQSSGDLKADTSLQFYMQDVSFAVPQRKKLTLEITAGFLRARNQTSKEVEFGVHLDNIQHVLCLPVPEKNQRQFNFCIIPQYADGVNSPPEGVAAPDAIVWTVNDGPPKAAFSGNGQQLGMDNEETTDKLVQRILNDSLPRTKVVRPDEREFVSAMPEAHRKGEKAYHVKAFRGSKEGYLFLLSTGILFGFKKPLVFFAFENVDSISYTSVLQRTFNLNVVARPTSSEETQEFEFSMIDQADFSGIDGYIKKHGLQDASLAEARRAKRYNVNSVKGDDEAAANEEGAVEEESELQKAQRELEDQEDEDEEDYDPGSDSESDGSGSSSEDDDDEEEEDDEGDMDEDGEDRNLVAEELGSEAEDVPAEEL
- a CDS encoding mitochondrial 54S ribosomal protein uL24m (COG:S;~EggNog:ENOG410PPQ3;~InterPro:IPR003256,IPR008991,IPR041988,IPR014722;~go_component: GO:0005840 - ribosome [Evidence IEA];~go_function: GO:0003723 - RNA binding [Evidence IEA];~go_function: GO:0003735 - structural constituent of ribosome [Evidence IEA];~go_process: GO:0006412 - translation [Evidence IEA]); amino-acid sequence: MQKVIRRTALARNQATRKAVRASKSAEREELKDSLRQRFAYNRIELDNLRAERQRRREDWLRGPLAPQRDAGLEGRLFGALSPQAMNPPPIPEHLRRQYINIAPGDRVCIMKGKDKGKINEVTRVDATTETVVVKDLNMADVHFPDWLNEQYGNSSPFQSVSLPLSIDDVRLVVALDDPVTGATRDVLVEHVRGGEPFLERDYGTETPRHTRYIAGEDIEIPWPRSDPAEMKDEAWDTLRMEVETPTWMPSLHYAPFPPSVLDELRNKFSKYRTRHDEEWVEARKMEDYRREYLQSRSLLTPRGEFLAMLQAKRQERQNARKDANGNYILDDKTVGFIENFMKEKATKKA